In a single window of the Nitrospinota bacterium genome:
- a CDS encoding metallophosphoesterase family protein, producing the protein MEIGIISDTHSLVRPEVYEAFEGVDLILHAGDIGSHDVIIELEPIAPIKAVLGNNDGHLSHRFDEKVKFELGQRIFNLQHILDDIPEETAADLILIKEIFVFGHSHQPMNRQVGDTLYFNPGSAGPRRFNLPITVGRITLVGNTVRGKIISLE; encoded by the coding sequence ATGGAAATAGGAATCATTTCAGACACTCATAGTTTGGTGAGGCCGGAAGTGTACGAAGCCTTCGAGGGAGTAGACCTCATCCTGCATGCGGGAGACATCGGCAGTCACGATGTCATCATCGAACTGGAACCGATCGCGCCGATCAAAGCTGTGCTGGGAAACAACGACGGCCACCTCTCGCACCGATTCGATGAAAAGGTAAAGTTCGAGTTGGGACAACGGATCTTCAACCTTCAGCATATCCTTGACGATATCCCTGAAGAAACAGCGGCTGATTTAATTTTGATAAAAGAAATTTTTGTGTTCGGGCATTCCCATCAACCCATGAACCGGCAGGTGGGTGACACTCTTTATTTCAATCCGGGAAGCGCGGGACCGCGCCGATTCAATCTTCCCATCACCGTGGGACGAATCACTTTGGTTGGAAATACTGTGAGAGGAAAAATTATTTCACTGGAATGA
- a CDS encoding nuclear transport factor 2 family protein, which translates to MSVERAVMDANARFYEAFNRQDLILMQAVWQQGGSSSCIHPGWEVLKGFDDIIQSWEKIFTGSENLEIKISDIEVSGGDGMFWVSCQENLFAMSTSGVQLSKVHATNLFKNEGDHWKMVLHHASSVPQTISRQEQISSN; encoded by the coding sequence ATGTCGGTAGAAAGAGCGGTCATGGATGCCAATGCCAGATTTTACGAGGCATTCAATCGGCAGGATCTTATTTTAATGCAGGCCGTATGGCAGCAAGGGGGTTCTTCATCCTGCATTCATCCGGGATGGGAGGTCCTTAAGGGTTTCGACGACATTATCCAGTCATGGGAAAAAATATTTACAGGCTCAGAAAACCTGGAGATAAAAATATCGGACATTGAAGTGAGCGGTGGCGATGGGATGTTCTGGGTGAGTTGTCAGGAAAATCTGTTTGCCATGTCAACGTCCGGAGTGCAGTTATCCAAAGTGCACGCCACGAACCTGTTTAAAAATGAGGGGGACCATTGGAAAATGGTATTGCATCATGCCTCCTCGGTTCCACAAACAATTTCCCGTCAGGAACAAATCAGCTCAAATTAA
- a CDS encoding redoxin domain-containing protein, with protein MKLTDSKKKSSIPIKKYVALFVTLFVVGLLFFFEHFYEEPISLSDVQVGAKFDEEKSSVGYLAPQFTLRNKEGNHVSLESLKGQVVVLNFWATWCVPCRIEMPSFENLYRRYRSEGLTVLAVSLDKGADKKVRDFAEEYQLSFPVLIDSEGKVEKLYPSISIPFTFIIDKSGRVVARVDGAKNWESEETFEAIEYLLKNT; from the coding sequence ATGAAATTGACCGACTCAAAAAAGAAAAGCTCTATTCCCATTAAAAAATACGTCGCACTCTTTGTTACTTTGTTCGTCGTGGGTCTTTTGTTTTTCTTTGAACATTTTTATGAAGAACCCATCTCCCTGAGTGACGTGCAGGTTGGAGCAAAATTTGACGAGGAAAAATCTTCGGTAGGTTATCTGGCGCCGCAATTTACCTTGAGGAACAAGGAAGGCAATCATGTCAGTCTGGAAAGCCTTAAAGGCCAGGTGGTGGTGTTGAATTTCTGGGCTACATGGTGTGTGCCGTGCCGGATTGAAATGCCTTCGTTTGAGAATTTATATCGCCGTTACCGTTCTGAAGGGTTGACCGTTCTCGCCGTCAGCCTCGACAAAGGCGCGGATAAGAAAGTCCGGGACTTTGCTGAAGAATATCAGTTGTCCTTTCCGGTTCTGATCGATTCGGAAGGAAAAGTCGAAAAACTGTATCCTTCGATCAGCATTCCTTTTACGTTTATCATCGATAAATCCGGGCGAGTGGTCGCCAGGGTGGATGGCGCCAAGAACTGGGAATCCGAAGAAACGTTCGAGGCCATAGAATATTTGTTGAAAAATACTTAA
- the ccsA gene encoding cytochrome c biogenesis protein CcsA: MKEETTKESYFLLWLTAGVIVAAMAAIYLFAPTEKTEGPVQRIMYFHIPCAWLSFFAFFVVFLCSILFLWKKEREWDIYAHASAEIGVIFCSLVLITGPIWAKPIWGAWWVWDARLTSTLILWLIYVAYLMLRAQTDSGSMRARYAAVLGIVGFLDIPLIHFSVLWWRSFHPQPKVITAQGFGNGLDNSMMGTLLISLAAFTLLYFLLMGQRVRQEKMKDEIDRLKKEKLYSH; this comes from the coding sequence GCCGCAATCTACCTCTTTGCTCCTACTGAAAAGACCGAAGGTCCCGTTCAGCGCATCATGTATTTTCATATTCCCTGTGCCTGGCTTTCCTTTTTTGCGTTTTTTGTGGTGTTTTTGTGCAGTATTTTGTTCCTCTGGAAAAAAGAAAGGGAGTGGGATATATACGCCCATGCCTCTGCCGAGATCGGAGTGATTTTTTGTTCGCTGGTGCTCATCACCGGGCCTATTTGGGCGAAACCTATCTGGGGGGCCTGGTGGGTCTGGGATGCGCGGTTGACGTCCACCCTTATCCTTTGGCTGATCTACGTCGCCTACCTCATGTTAAGAGCGCAAACCGACTCCGGCTCCATGCGGGCGCGGTATGCTGCGGTCCTTGGCATTGTGGGGTTTCTCGATATTCCACTCATTCACTTTTCGGTTCTGTGGTGGCGGTCCTTTCATCCGCAACCTAAAGTGATCACCGCCCAGGGGTTTGGCAATGGGCTCGACAACTCCATGATGGGCACCCTTTTAATTTCCCTTGCGGCTTTTACGCTGTTGTATTTTTTATTGATGGGGCAAAGAGTGCGACAGGAAAAAATGAAAGATGAAATTGACCGACTCAAAAAAGAAAAGCTCTATTCCCATTAA